From one Cyanobacterium stanieri PCC 7202 genomic stretch:
- a CDS encoding glutamate dehydrogenase (NADP) (PFAM: Glutamate/Leucine/Phenylalanine/Valine dehydrogenase; Glu/Leu/Phe/Val dehydrogenase, dimerisation domain~COGs: COG0334 Glutamate dehydrogenase/leucine dehydrogenase~InterPro IPR006095:IPR014362:IPR006097:IPR006096~KEGG: cyc:PCC7424_1597 Glu/Leu/Phe/Val dehydrogenase~PFAM: Glu/Leu/Phe/Val dehydrogenase ; Glu/Leu/Phe/Val dehydrogenase dimerisation region~SPTR: Glu/Leu/Phe/Val dehydrogenase) yields MSNSLFADANIRLERALKYVQISSYTEEKLKYPKSSLAVSVPVRMDDGSLKVYQGYRVMYNDSRGPGKGGVRYHPAVNLDEVQSLAFWMMFKCAVLNLPFGGAKGGIQVNPRELSKGELERLSKNYISAIADYIGIDRDILAPDVYTNEMIMGWMVEEYSNITRKQSLGVVTGKPLTMGGSEGRSTATATGAFHVIQTILPKFEQKPADTTVAVQGFGNAGAQIAHLLYEAGYKVVAVSDSQGGIYCQGGLDIPSIREYKNSTRTVKDVYCQETVCDLRENDVISNQELLSLDVDVLIPAALENQITEENAEDIKAKFIFEVANGPVTSSADLILEEKGIRVIPDILVNAGGVTVSHLEWVQNRNGMYWELDKVQDKLKNAMVKETEIIWKVAREYDVSMRTAAYIHSLKRLDDAMAFDR; encoded by the coding sequence GTGAGAATGGATGATGGTTCATTAAAAGTTTATCAAGGTTATCGTGTTATGTATAACGATAGTCGAGGCCCAGGAAAAGGAGGAGTACGTTATCATCCTGCGGTTAACCTTGATGAGGTACAATCCTTGGCTTTTTGGATGATGTTTAAATGTGCAGTGTTAAATCTTCCTTTTGGTGGTGCTAAGGGGGGTATTCAAGTTAATCCTCGGGAATTGTCCAAGGGAGAGTTAGAAAGACTTTCTAAAAATTATATCAGTGCGATCGCCGATTATATTGGCATAGATCGAGACATTTTAGCCCCCGACGTTTACACCAACGAGATGATCATGGGTTGGATGGTAGAAGAATATAGTAACATCACCAGAAAACAATCCCTTGGGGTAGTGACAGGAAAACCTCTGACCATGGGAGGGAGCGAAGGAAGAAGCACCGCCACGGCGACAGGAGCTTTTCATGTCATCCAAACTATTTTACCAAAATTTGAGCAAAAACCAGCCGATACCACTGTCGCTGTTCAAGGTTTTGGTAATGCAGGGGCGCAAATAGCCCACCTATTATATGAAGCGGGGTATAAAGTAGTTGCTGTCAGTGATTCCCAAGGAGGAATTTATTGTCAAGGAGGGTTAGATATTCCTAGTATTCGTGAGTATAAAAACAGTACCCGCACTGTCAAAGACGTTTATTGCCAAGAAACGGTTTGTGACTTGAGGGAGAATGATGTGATTAGCAATCAGGAATTATTATCCCTCGATGTAGATGTTTTAATTCCTGCTGCCCTTGAAAATCAAATTACCGAAGAAAATGCCGAGGACATAAAAGCCAAATTTATTTTTGAGGTTGCCAACGGGCCAGTTACTTCCTCCGCTGACTTGATTTTGGAAGAAAAAGGCATTCGAGTAATTCCCGATATTTTAGTTAATGCAGGAGGGGTTACGGTAAGTCATTTAGAATGGGTACAAAACCGCAATGGTATGTATTGGGAATTGGACAAAGTGCAAGATAAACTCAAAAATGCCATGGTAAAAGAAACCGAAATTATTTGGAAAGTTGCCCGAGAATATGATGTTTCCATGCGTACCGCCGCTTATATCCATTCCCTCAAACGTCTTGACGATGCCATGGCTTTTGATCGTTAA
- a CDS encoding hypothetical protein (KEGG: cyc:PCC7424_4185 hypothetical protein~SPTR: Putative uncharacterized protein), with the protein MSINQSDYETALADYTDRERIVTLLSQYREYLAMVPSMRRPSDSLITIPLPLAKVRHVHHSSSLASRPYASSGMSQMSVDEMVSIPCDIAVLMCDPEWKIKMGVEILVFIHRPQEDFSDLLLRWRNAQTALANEYEWIMPEVNDHMFSDRAEKIHPIFVVFPHTNARILKGLKASGLPYICYNTVEAIADNPELKSLSGTIDD; encoded by the coding sequence ATGTCTATAAATCAATCTGACTATGAAACTGCTTTGGCTGATTATACTGATAGGGAAAGAATTGTCACCCTATTGAGTCAGTATCGGGAATATTTGGCGATGGTGCCGAGTATGAGGCGCCCTAGTGATAGTTTAATTACAATTCCTTTACCTTTGGCAAAAGTTCGTCATGTTCATCATAGTTCGTCTCTGGCATCTCGTCCTTATGCTTCTTCGGGGATGAGTCAGATGTCCGTGGATGAAATGGTATCGATTCCCTGTGATATTGCTGTGTTAATGTGTGATCCTGAATGGAAGATTAAAATGGGGGTGGAAATTTTGGTTTTTATTCATCGCCCCCAAGAGGATTTTTCTGATCTTTTGTTACGGTGGCGTAATGCTCAAACGGCTTTGGCAAATGAGTATGAATGGATTATGCCTGAAGTGAATGATCACATGTTTAGTGATAGGGCGGAAAAAATTCATCCTATTTTTGTGGTTTTTCCCCATACTAATGCTCGGATTCTTAAGGGGTTAAAGGCTTCTGGTTTGCCTTATATCTGTTATAACACCGTAGAGGCGATCGCCGATAACCCCGAATTAAAATCCCTTAGTGGTACTATTGACGATTAA
- a CDS encoding Type II secretion system F domain protein (PFAM: Bacterial type II secretion system protein F domain~COGs: COG1459 Type II secretory pathway component PulF~InterPro IPR001992:IPR003004:IPR018076~KEGG: cyh:Cyan8802_1638 type II secretion system protein~PFAM: Type II secretion system F domain~SPTR: Type II secretion system protein), with translation MATFIAQVKDKSGNILREKVTAESADEARRILRKRFAAIGKIKKVGMEFDVASIEAALSKVTVKDKAIFSRQFAVLVNAGVAIVRALSVLKEQASNPKFKKALGMINEDVQQGTNLSEALAKHPDCFDQLYVSMVEAGEIGGVLDEVMNRLAKLLEDVARLQNQVKSAMAYPVTVGIFAVIAFLGMTIFLIPVFAGIFDQLGGELPALTQFMVTLSDFLRSPRAIIPVFIVAGVFFGFRQYYRTPAGRLQIDMIALKAPIFGDLNQKSAVARFCRVFGTLTRSGVPILQCLEIVEDTIGNKVIANAIGAAKQSVLEGGMLSTAIEAKNVFPPMAIQMMTIGEETGELDAMMMKVADFYEDEVEQAIKALTSVIEPLMMVVIAGMVGTILLSMYLPMFSIFDEIG, from the coding sequence ATGGCTACTTTTATCGCTCAGGTCAAAGACAAGTCAGGAAATATCTTACGGGAAAAAGTTACCGCAGAATCAGCCGATGAAGCAAGAAGAATTCTCAGGAAAAGATTTGCCGCCATCGGCAAAATAAAAAAAGTAGGGATGGAATTTGATGTGGCCAGTATCGAAGCCGCATTAAGTAAAGTAACAGTTAAAGACAAAGCCATTTTTTCCCGTCAATTTGCTGTATTGGTTAACGCAGGGGTAGCCATTGTAAGAGCATTATCAGTTTTAAAGGAACAAGCATCCAATCCTAAGTTTAAAAAAGCCTTGGGTATGATCAACGAAGATGTACAACAAGGTACTAATTTATCCGAAGCCCTAGCAAAACATCCTGATTGTTTTGATCAATTGTATGTTTCCATGGTAGAAGCAGGGGAAATTGGGGGGGTTTTAGATGAGGTAATGAATCGATTAGCGAAGTTATTGGAAGATGTGGCAAGATTACAAAATCAGGTCAAATCTGCCATGGCTTATCCTGTCACGGTGGGCATTTTTGCCGTGATTGCTTTTTTGGGCATGACAATTTTTTTGATCCCTGTATTTGCAGGAATTTTTGATCAATTAGGAGGAGAATTACCTGCCCTAACTCAGTTTATGGTTACTCTCAGTGATTTTTTACGGAGTCCTAGGGCTATTATTCCTGTCTTTATAGTAGCAGGAGTCTTTTTTGGTTTTCGTCAATATTATCGAACTCCTGCAGGAAGATTACAAATTGATATGATTGCTCTCAAAGCTCCTATTTTTGGTGATTTGAATCAAAAGAGTGCAGTGGCTCGTTTTTGTCGGGTATTTGGTACCCTAACTCGTTCGGGGGTTCCCATTTTACAATGTTTAGAAATCGTTGAGGATACCATCGGTAATAAAGTTATTGCTAATGCCATTGGGGCGGCAAAGCAATCGGTATTAGAAGGGGGTATGTTGAGTACAGCCATTGAAGCGAAAAACGTTTTTCCTCCTATGGCAATTCAGATGATGACCATCGGTGAAGAAACAGGGGAATTAGATGCGATGATGATGAAGGTAGCTGACTTTTACGAGGATGAAGTGGAACAAGCCATTAAAGCCCTTACTAGCGTTATTGAGCCTTTGATGATGGTGGTAATTGCGGGGATGGTGGGTACAATTTTGTTATCCATGTATTTACCAATGTTCTCTATATTTGATGAAATTGGCTAA
- a CDS encoding hypothetical protein (KEGG: cyt:cce_0018 hypothetical protein~SPTR: Putative uncharacterized protein), producing the protein MTPINNSTEKDQQTTKIATPKPPKLILDNIWAFPPNREILGGTSYLITNPSGNILIDSPPWHPQNIEFLQQQGGVKYLFVTNRDGISKHIGKIKQEFNCQLISQEQEVYLLPNLDAIAFEDEYSLTEHCQLIWTSGYSPGSSCLYYQGNGGVLFSGRHLLPTKEGKVAPLKLKKTFHWRRQQLNAQKVFDKIAPNPLAYICPGGSTGYLRGRGYVMV; encoded by the coding sequence ATGACCCCTATTAATAATTCTACAGAAAAAGATCAGCAAACGACTAAAATCGCAACACCTAAACCACCTAAGTTAATTTTAGATAATATTTGGGCTTTTCCTCCTAATCGAGAAATTTTGGGCGGTACATCCTATTTAATTACCAATCCTTCGGGAAATATTCTCATCGACTCTCCCCCTTGGCATCCTCAGAATATAGAATTTTTACAACAACAAGGAGGGGTGAAATATCTTTTTGTTACTAATCGAGATGGCATTAGTAAGCATATCGGTAAAATTAAACAAGAGTTTAACTGTCAGTTGATTTCCCAAGAACAAGAGGTTTATCTATTACCCAACCTTGATGCCATTGCTTTTGAAGACGAATATTCCTTAACAGAACATTGTCAATTAATTTGGACATCTGGTTATTCTCCCGGTTCATCCTGTTTATACTACCAAGGTAATGGGGGAGTTTTATTCAGTGGGAGACATTTATTACCTACTAAAGAGGGAAAAGTTGCACCTTTGAAATTGAAAAAAACCTTTCATTGGCGTAGGCAACAGTTAAATGCTCAGAAGGTTTTTGACAAAATAGCCCCCAATCCTTTAGCCTATATTTGCCCTGGGGGCAGTACAGGTTACTTGAGGGGGCGTGGTTACGTTATGGTTTAA
- a CDS encoding peptidase M50 (PFAM: Peptidase family M50~InterPro IPR008915~KEGG: cyc:PCC7424_4003 peptidase M50~PFAM: peptidase M50~SPTR: Peptidase M50), translating into MESLVLFILLSILVYFVIDRTVTKITDTPPWLLWLALMIPSFVWLIWQLFNPEQSSPPRFLIYIPLVISPIIYIWLIQKGKPKKKEEKTDSEQKSSLNSMTEKNQPDLNLNDFLSTDKKNHPRPINAEEEKALKDCFPWGVYYLQKIDYLPQAIVCLGKLRTEPEKAYPTVKKNLERVFNDRFLLIFQETMQGKPFFALVPNPYSEENKAKQAPEKLTKPLTAIALLLLTLITTTIIGAEISGVSVEELERDFSLVLQGLPYSLCLVGILGVHELSHYLFAVFYRIKVTLPYFIPLPFFLGTFGAFISIKSPMPHRKAVFDVALAGPIGGFLVTIPVLVWGLIFSRVVPMPENSSMLDFSALDPRFSLIFAVISKIIFGSQLGAGDAINLHPAAVAGYIGLIITALNLMPVGQLDGGHIVHAMFGQGKAVAIGQFARLLVILLAFIRPEFLLWAIILIFMPIADQPALNDVTELDNTRDFLGLMSLLLLLFILFPVPPIIAQWINI; encoded by the coding sequence ATGGAATCTCTTGTTCTTTTTATATTATTAAGTATTTTGGTTTACTTTGTCATCGATCGCACCGTGACGAAGATAACAGATACTCCTCCGTGGCTATTATGGTTAGCCCTAATGATTCCTAGCTTTGTTTGGCTAATATGGCAACTATTCAATCCTGAACAAAGTTCACCTCCCAGATTTTTAATTTATATTCCCCTAGTCATTTCACCGATTATTTACATTTGGCTGATTCAAAAAGGAAAACCGAAGAAAAAAGAAGAAAAGACAGATTCTGAGCAAAAATCATCCCTCAATTCTATGACAGAAAAAAATCAACCTGATTTAAATCTCAATGATTTTTTATCCACCGACAAAAAAAACCACCCTCGCCCTATCAATGCCGAAGAAGAAAAAGCCCTAAAAGACTGTTTCCCTTGGGGAGTATATTATCTGCAAAAAATTGATTATCTCCCCCAAGCCATCGTATGTTTAGGAAAACTGCGCACCGAACCAGAAAAAGCCTATCCCACCGTCAAAAAGAACCTAGAAAGGGTATTCAATGATCGATTTTTGCTTATTTTTCAGGAAACCATGCAGGGTAAACCCTTTTTTGCCCTAGTGCCTAATCCTTATTCTGAGGAAAATAAAGCTAAACAAGCCCCCGAAAAATTAACTAAACCCCTAACGGCGATCGCCCTTTTACTGTTAACCTTAATTACTACCACCATCATCGGCGCCGAAATCAGTGGTGTGAGCGTCGAAGAATTAGAAAGAGATTTTAGCTTAGTATTACAAGGATTACCCTACAGCCTTTGTTTAGTGGGTATTTTAGGAGTGCATGAATTAAGCCATTACCTTTTTGCCGTTTTTTATCGCATCAAAGTAACCTTACCCTATTTTATTCCCCTACCCTTCTTCCTCGGTACTTTTGGAGCCTTTATTTCTATAAAATCCCCCATGCCCCACCGCAAAGCCGTATTTGATGTCGCCCTCGCCGGGCCTATTGGTGGTTTTTTAGTAACTATTCCCGTGTTAGTTTGGGGTCTAATTTTTTCTCGGGTGGTACCCATGCCCGAAAACTCCAGCATGTTGGACTTTAGCGCCCTAGATCCCCGCTTTTCCCTCATTTTTGCTGTAATTAGTAAAATAATTTTTGGCTCTCAATTAGGCGCAGGAGATGCCATCAATTTACATCCCGCCGCCGTGGCAGGATACATCGGTTTAATTATTACAGCCCTTAATTTGATGCCCGTGGGGCAACTAGACGGGGGGCATATTGTCCATGCCATGTTTGGGCAAGGAAAAGCCGTCGCCATTGGTCAATTTGCCCGTTTGTTGGTGATTTTATTGGCTTTTATTCGTCCTGAATTTCTCTTGTGGGCAATTATTTTAATTTTTATGCCCATTGCTGACCAACCAGCACTCAATGATGTGACAGAATTGGATAATACTCGGGATTTTCTGGGTTTGATGTCTTTATTACTACTTCTTTTTATCCTTTTTCCCGTGCCTCCTATCATTGCTCAATGGATTAATATTTAA
- a CDS encoding ABC transporter related protein (PFAM: ABC transporter transmembrane region; ABC transporter~COGs: COG1132 ABC-type multidrug transport system ATPase and permease components~InterPro IPR003593:IPR003439:IPR017940:IPR001140~KEGG: cyc:PCC7424_4484 ABC transporter related~PFAM: ABC transporter related; ABC transporter transmembrane region~SMART: AAA ATPase~SPTR: ABC transporter related) yields MANPRLKILYSYLKPYNKMMYWGIFALFAVNIIGVAIPWLIRNIFDDLQEGFTFEQLIGYVVILMVLACVMWAIRMLSRMMIFGIGRQVEFDLKQKIFEHLLRLEPSYFSTNTSGDLINRATSDVDNIRRLVGFAILSLVNTVFAYGLTLPAMLLINVKLTLMAIAVYPLMLITVQLFSRKLAQEQLNVQENLSDISELIQEDMSGIALIKIYAQEENERRAFAEKNRNLLKANLGLARTRNILFPVIQGIASISLLILLWFGTSDINAGLITVGEFIALILYVERLVFPTALLGFTITTYQRGEVSIERLEAILNVESKIQDDVDAVSMDAETIRGDIEAVNLTYSYPDANHPALDHLNFKIHGGETVAIVGLIGSGKSTLANAIPRLLEIEPGQLFIDGVDINKINLADLRRAIAYVPQESFLFSSTIYDNISYSNPLGEITEVEYAAKQAQIHPEIITFPQQYKTLVGERGITLSGGQRQRSSLARALFAESKILILDDALSSVDNKTATQILENLRQEQGKTVIFITHQLAAVQNADRIFVMDRGKIVQTGTHSELFNQKGLYQTLWQQHQLKEILS; encoded by the coding sequence ATGGCAAACCCCAGACTGAAAATTTTATATTCTTATCTCAAACCCTACAATAAAATGATGTATTGGGGTATATTTGCCCTTTTTGCGGTGAATATTATCGGGGTAGCAATTCCTTGGTTGATTCGGAATATTTTTGATGATTTACAAGAAGGTTTTACCTTTGAGCAATTAATCGGTTATGTCGTTATCTTGATGGTTTTAGCCTGTGTGATGTGGGCTATTAGGATGTTATCTCGGATGATGATATTCGGCATTGGTAGACAGGTAGAATTTGATCTGAAGCAGAAAATTTTTGAGCATCTCTTAAGGTTAGAGCCTTCTTATTTTAGTACCAATACATCGGGGGATTTAATTAACCGTGCCACTAGCGATGTGGATAATATTCGTCGTTTGGTGGGGTTTGCTATTCTGAGTTTGGTTAATACTGTGTTTGCCTATGGTTTGACTTTACCTGCTATGTTGTTGATTAATGTCAAGCTAACTCTAATGGCGATCGCAGTTTATCCTTTAATGTTGATCACGGTACAATTATTTAGCCGTAAACTAGCCCAAGAGCAACTTAATGTACAAGAAAATTTGTCAGACATTAGCGAACTAATCCAAGAGGATATGAGCGGTATTGCCCTGATAAAAATCTATGCCCAAGAAGAAAACGAGAGAAGAGCTTTTGCGGAAAAAAATCGTAATCTCCTCAAAGCAAACTTAGGGTTAGCCCGAACCAGAAATATCTTGTTTCCCGTCATTCAAGGTATCGCCAGTATCAGTCTTTTAATTTTACTTTGGTTTGGTACTAGCGACATCAACGCAGGATTAATCACTGTCGGTGAATTCATCGCCTTGATTCTCTATGTGGAAAGATTGGTATTCCCCACCGCCCTCCTTGGTTTCACCATTACCACCTACCAGAGGGGAGAGGTAAGTATTGAGCGCTTAGAAGCCATTTTGAATGTAGAATCTAAAATTCAAGATGATGTGGATGCGGTTTCCATGGATGCAGAAACCATCAGAGGGGATATAGAAGCGGTTAACCTTACCTACTCTTATCCCGATGCTAATCACCCCGCCCTTGATCATCTTAATTTCAAAATTCATGGCGGGGAAACCGTTGCCATTGTCGGTTTAATTGGTTCAGGAAAATCTACCCTTGCCAATGCTATTCCCCGTTTATTGGAAATTGAACCAGGGCAATTATTTATCGATGGCGTTGATATTAATAAAATCAATTTAGCAGATTTACGCAGGGCGATCGCCTATGTACCCCAAGAAAGTTTCCTCTTTTCTAGCACCATCTACGACAACATATCCTACAGTAACCCTTTAGGAGAAATAACCGAGGTAGAATACGCCGCTAAACAAGCCCAAATTCACCCCGAAATCATCACCTTTCCCCAACAGTATAAAACCTTAGTAGGAGAAAGGGGAATCACCCTCTCAGGGGGGCAAAGGCAGAGAAGTTCATTAGCCAGAGCATTATTTGCTGAGTCGAAAATATTAATCCTTGATGATGCCCTCTCTAGCGTTGATAATAAAACAGCCACCCAAATCCTAGAAAACCTAAGACAAGAGCAAGGTAAAACCGTTATTTTCATCACCCACCAACTCGCTGCGGTGCAAAATGCTGATCGCATCTTTGTTATGGATAGAGGTAAAATAGTCCAAACAGGAACCCACTCAGAATTATTTAACCAAAAAGGATTATATCAAACCCTTTGGCAACAACATCAACTCAAAGAAATTTTGAGTTAA
- a CDS encoding hypothetical protein (KEGG: xbo:XBJ1_1482 hypothetical protein~SPTR: Putative uncharacterized protein) produces the protein MLFTKETPILYYEPQPREKWLKREYILFPAYYYRVLAPRVSTRKINILEKAVLGICRVGSFSAEEIGEKLDIGKDLSALIIKELQTKGFVDTQGLITKRGKKALENEFIDTENLTAGYVFQEPWQGELFPRLIENLENAETRFNENGFPELSLGTTGKPFYQRIFMPLPIHNTLLSKPKPLDILKAIKLHSQSLAYQNSQNDPEMDDPPWMLEKSPNLKRITFIEEEPHPVWLATFIYIPESNFKGFNTNNWQVCDPFGLGNSPWLYRHINKSLNTSDNSTLLRAIDNLLKNNNQEIQTQEKHQDWMIYYQEATDIVESKLNLDIVKWDSLYQGLITLEIPYLEIELSNNSMIEGNKYNYFVNSKLETILIQCQKIIENIFLIIADKYPLDKCWKRLDKKDKQHNKIILEEIVDTIGFTENNNKIKIPKTLLSVDQNQIKLASDYHNGSLRSYLIATLITAYNQPQHPLYFFAEKIPDLLFQLDELAGLRNKSSHYSSSQLNQTLVTKKIDLVYQLVDLFLQNNHQNTNSEEEIIYA, from the coding sequence ATGTTATTTACCAAAGAAACTCCCATCCTATACTATGAACCCCAACCAAGGGAAAAATGGCTAAAAAGGGAATATATATTATTTCCAGCCTACTATTACCGAGTTTTGGCGCCTCGGGTATCCACTCGTAAAATAAATATCTTAGAAAAAGCTGTGCTAGGAATTTGTCGAGTAGGAAGTTTTAGCGCTGAAGAAATAGGGGAAAAATTAGATATAGGAAAAGATTTATCAGCCTTAATTATTAAGGAACTTCAAACCAAGGGATTTGTTGATACTCAAGGTTTAATCACCAAAAGAGGCAAAAAAGCCTTAGAAAATGAATTTATTGACACAGAAAATTTGACTGCGGGTTATGTATTCCAAGAACCTTGGCAGGGTGAATTATTTCCCCGATTAATAGAAAATTTGGAGAATGCCGAAACTCGATTTAATGAAAATGGTTTCCCAGAATTATCCTTAGGAACTACGGGAAAGCCTTTTTACCAGAGGATTTTTATGCCTTTACCTATTCATAATACTTTACTGAGTAAGCCTAAACCCCTTGATATTTTAAAAGCCATCAAACTTCATAGTCAATCTTTAGCTTATCAAAACTCACAAAATGATCCTGAAATGGATGATCCGCCATGGATGCTGGAAAAATCACCAAATTTGAAACGTATTACCTTTATTGAGGAAGAACCACACCCCGTCTGGTTAGCTACTTTTATTTATATTCCTGAGTCAAATTTTAAGGGATTTAATACCAATAATTGGCAGGTTTGTGATCCTTTTGGATTGGGTAATAGTCCTTGGTTATATCGTCATATTAATAAATCTCTCAATACATCAGATAATTCTACATTATTAAGGGCGATCGATAATTTACTAAAAAATAATAATCAAGAAATACAAACACAGGAAAAGCATCAAGATTGGATGATTTATTATCAAGAAGCTACAGATATTGTAGAAAGTAAACTAAATTTAGACATAGTCAAATGGGATAGTTTATATCAGGGATTAATTACCCTAGAAATTCCTTATCTCGAAATTGAATTATCAAATAATAGTATGATAGAAGGCAATAAATATAATTATTTTGTTAACAGTAAATTAGAAACTATTTTAATTCAGTGTCAAAAAATTATTGAAAATATCTTCTTGATAATAGCTGATAAATATCCCCTAGATAAATGTTGGAAACGGCTAGACAAAAAAGATAAACAACACAATAAAATTATTCTTGAAGAGATAGTCGATACCATTGGATTTACAGAAAATAATAACAAAATCAAAATACCAAAAACTTTATTATCAGTGGATCAAAATCAAATCAAATTAGCTTCAGATTATCATAATGGTTCCCTAAGAAGTTATTTAATAGCTACCTTAATTACTGCGTATAATCAACCACAACATCCACTATATTTTTTTGCTGAAAAAATACCCGATTTACTTTTTCAGTTAGATGAATTAGCAGGATTAAGAAATAAAAGTAGTCACTATAGTTCATCACAACTAAATCAAACGTTAGTTACAAAAAAAATAGATTTAGTCTATCAATTAGTAGATTTATTTTTACAAAATAATCATCAAAATACTAACTCAGAGGAGGAAATTATTTATGCCTAA